In the Clostridium beijerinckii genome, one interval contains:
- a CDS encoding N-acetylmuramoyl-L-alanine amidase family protein → MNKNIKRVIAIVLAIGTISAATPVSKINLLTTRAYASTTNDESTLDSLSLDDSDGNNVKLYDDNDYKNRVKEEDVHEDETYYAKTSSKTVSVDISGPDDNFVRVFRDSSDSTKGKEVGDDIQLTDKSVVTDLIIKVYGKDLDGESVRNNEHDDNEYDLLNTYEVKVRHVDEADSDKTDFDDIYLERLSIAGSTINLSNSITKYTYNVDSDVNQVAIKATPENDNYDVTIDGEDADYDDNYKRTVNLEKGQNIIKVEIEHNNKDRVYTLIINRGNVSSSNTNNSSTNTNTNTGSKDVKANQWVQTNGIWQYNDAEGKVVKNSWIQNYYLNSDGNMVTGWLNLNGSWYYFGTDGAKKVGWQQSSGKWYYLDSEGRMQTGWVKDRNGKYYYLNSDGSMVYNTKIGVYRLGADGAWIK, encoded by the coding sequence ATGAATAAAAATATAAAGAGAGTGATTGCAATTGTACTAGCTATAGGAACAATTTCAGCGGCAACACCAGTTTCGAAGATAAATCTATTAACTACAAGGGCTTATGCTTCGACTACTAATGATGAAAGTACATTGGATAGTTTATCATTAGATGATAGTGATGGTAATAATGTAAAACTGTATGATGATAATGATTATAAGAATAGAGTTAAGGAAGAAGATGTTCATGAAGATGAAACATATTATGCCAAAACTTCATCAAAAACTGTAAGTGTGGATATAAGCGGGCCAGATGATAACTTTGTCAGAGTATTTAGAGATAGTTCAGATTCTACTAAAGGTAAAGAAGTAGGGGATGATATTCAGTTAACAGATAAATCAGTTGTTACTGATCTTATTATAAAGGTATATGGGAAAGATCTAGACGGTGAAAGTGTAAGAAATAATGAGCATGATGATAATGAGTATGATTTGCTAAATACATATGAAGTAAAAGTGAGACATGTAGACGAAGCTGATTCAGATAAAACAGATTTTGATGATATTTATTTGGAGAGACTTAGTATAGCTGGAAGTACTATAAATTTATCCAATTCAATAACTAAGTATACTTATAATGTAGATAGTGATGTAAACCAAGTAGCAATAAAAGCAACACCAGAAAATGATAACTACGATGTTACTATAGATGGTGAAGATGCTGATTATGATGATAATTATAAGAGAACTGTTAATTTGGAAAAAGGTCAAAATATCATAAAAGTAGAAATTGAACATAATAATAAAGATAGAGTATATACTTTAATTATAAATAGAGGAAATGTTTCTTCAAGTAATACAAATAATAGTTCAACTAATACTAATACAAATACAGGAAGTAAAGATGTTAAAGCTAATCAATGGGTACAAACAAATGGAATATGGCAGTATAATGATGCAGAAGGAAAAGTAGTAAAGAATAGTTGGATACAAAATTATTATTTAAACTCTGATGGAAATATGGTTACAGGATGGCTAAATCTTAATGGAAGCTGGTATTACTTTGGAACAGATGGAGCTAAGAAAGTCGGATGGCAACAATCAAGTGGAAAATGGTATTATCTAGATTCAGAAGGAAGAATGCAGACTGGATGGGTAAAAGATAGGAATGGAAAATATTATTATTTAAATAGCGATGGGTCTATGGTTTATAACACTAAAATTGGTGTATACAGATTAGGCGCTGATGGGGCTTGGATTAAATAA
- a CDS encoding N-acetylmuramoyl-L-alanine amidase family protein encodes MKKNMIKIVSIALALGIVSAAAPATNINVLTTKAYAANDNDDDYLDRLELNDEDGNNIKLYSDSDYDSKVNASDVEEGETYYAKTSSDTVSIDIDGPDEKYVRVFNGTSSSSKGKEVGEDVDLSDDSSTTTLTIKVYGKEPDDDMRYKDNDDYNVLSTYRIKVENANYNQNKDNDNIYLERLSVNNNKVQLSKSELTYTYNVASDVKRVTIKATPEDDDYDVTIDNKNVQSADNYKKEVDLDEGTNEFEIELEDGDKDRVYTLIINRGNPSSNGTSSQDTAEPEHQDSIYLDKLSIDGRLFSLSQSQVNYSSNVPSDVNKVTIKAEPEKDFYTVKVNGSEVFEDDDYKTTVNLKDGENKIKVDVKNENSGEERVYTLTVIRGSVTSTQNNTTGVETNANKWVQVNGAWKYNDASGNFVKNTWVGNYYLLDSGNMATGWLNYNGSWYYLGSDGARKTGWQLVDGAWYYMDSQGKIQTGWIKDSNGKYYYLNSNGAMAYNTTVGGYKLGYDGAWIQK; translated from the coding sequence ATGAAGAAAAATATGATTAAAATAGTTTCAATAGCGTTAGCTCTTGGAATCGTTTCAGCAGCAGCGCCTGCTACAAATATAAATGTATTGACTACAAAAGCTTATGCAGCAAATGATAACGATGATGATTATTTGGATCGTCTAGAATTAAATGATGAAGATGGGAACAATATAAAACTATATAGTGATAGTGATTATGACAGCAAAGTAAATGCTAGTGATGTAGAAGAAGGAGAAACTTATTACGCAAAAACTTCATCAGATACTGTAAGTATTGATATTGATGGGCCTGATGAAAAATATGTTAGAGTATTTAATGGGACATCATCTTCTTCAAAAGGAAAAGAGGTAGGGGAGGACGTTGATTTATCAGATGATTCTTCAACTACTACTCTTACAATAAAGGTATATGGCAAAGAACCAGATGATGATATGAGATACAAAGATAATGATGATTATAATGTCTTAAGTACATATAGGATTAAAGTAGAGAACGCAAATTATAATCAAAATAAGGATAATGATAATATTTATTTAGAAAGGCTCAGCGTAAATAATAATAAGGTTCAGTTGTCAAAATCTGAATTAACTTATACTTATAATGTTGCTAGTGATGTAAAGAGAGTAACAATTAAAGCAACACCAGAAGATGACGATTATGATGTTACTATTGATAATAAAAATGTTCAAAGTGCAGATAACTATAAAAAAGAAGTGGATTTAGATGAAGGCACAAATGAATTTGAAATAGAACTTGAAGATGGTGATAAAGATAGAGTATATACTTTGATAATAAATAGAGGAAATCCTTCATCAAATGGTACAAGCTCGCAAGATACAGCAGAACCAGAACATCAAGATAGTATTTACCTAGATAAACTAAGCATTGATGGCAGACTTTTCTCATTATCACAATCACAAGTAAATTATAGTTCTAATGTCCCTAGTGATGTAAATAAAGTTACAATTAAAGCCGAACCAGAAAAAGATTTTTATACAGTTAAGGTTAACGGTAGTGAAGTTTTTGAAGATGATGATTATAAGACAACAGTTAATCTAAAAGACGGTGAAAATAAAATTAAGGTAGATGTCAAAAATGAAAATAGTGGTGAAGAAAGAGTTTATACTTTGACTGTAATTAGAGGAAGTGTGACTTCAACACAAAATAACACCACTGGAGTAGAAACTAATGCGAATAAATGGGTACAAGTAAATGGAGCATGGAAGTATAATGATGCATCAGGAAATTTTGTTAAGAATACTTGGGTAGGAAATTATTACTTACTTGACAGCGGAAATATGGCTACTGGATGGTTGAATTATAACGGAAGCTGGTACTATTTAGGAAGTGATGGAGCTAGAAAAACAGGATGGCAGTTAGTAGATGGAGCTTGGTATTATATGGATTCACAAGGTAAGATACAAACAGGCTGGATTAAAGATTCAAACGGAAAGTATTATTATTTAAATAGCAATGGTGCCATGGCATATAATACAACAGTAGGCGGATATAAATTAGGGTATGATGGTGCTTGGATACAAAAATAG
- a CDS encoding cadherin-like beta sandwich domain-containing protein, with protein MNKNLKKIVAIALAIGTISAVAPATNINFLTTKAYASSDNDETELESLQLLTESGSKIKLYESSSYDSDDKVDADDVEAGEKYFAKTSSDTINIDIDGPSSKYVRVFKGTSDSTKGKKISSDISLDKDSTTTLTVRVYDEEPDDDVRYEDDDYSSEYTIKVKCTADSSDSDDEDSSDSSDDYDDIYLDRLSVDGQSISLSKSKVEYTYNVSSDTDEVTIKATPEDEDYDVTIDGDSVDDDDKYKSDVDLKKGENKIKIELEDGDDERVYTLIINRGGTSSTTGSTTNTASGSPSSATDVVATVTNKWVQVGGNWQYKDATGNTVKNTWVQNYFVQADGNMATGWLNYSGKWYYLGSDGARKTGWQQAGGKWYYLDSEGAMQTGWVRDLGSGKYYYLNSDGSMAYNTMIGKYKLGSDGAWIN; from the coding sequence ATGAATAAAAATTTGAAAAAAATAGTTGCAATTGCATTAGCAATAGGAACTATCTCGGCAGTAGCACCTGCAACAAACATAAATTTTTTAACTACAAAAGCTTATGCATCATCTGATAATGATGAGACTGAACTTGAAAGCTTACAATTGCTTACTGAAAGTGGAAGTAAAATAAAGCTTTACGAAAGCAGTAGCTATGATAGTGATGATAAAGTTGATGCAGATGATGTGGAGGCTGGTGAGAAGTATTTTGCTAAGACTTCATCAGATACTATAAATATAGATATAGATGGACCAAGTTCAAAGTATGTTAGAGTTTTTAAGGGAACTTCAGATTCTACTAAAGGTAAAAAAATAAGTAGTGATATAAGTTTAGATAAAGATTCAACTACTACTCTTACTGTAAGAGTGTATGATGAAGAACCAGATGATGATGTAAGATATGAAGATGACGATTATTCAAGTGAATATACAATAAAGGTTAAATGTACAGCTGATTCTTCGGATTCAGATGATGAGGATTCAAGTGACAGTTCAGATGATTACGATGATATCTACCTAGATAGACTTAGTGTAGATGGTCAAAGTATAAGTTTATCTAAATCAAAAGTTGAATATACTTATAATGTAAGTAGTGATACAGATGAAGTAACAATTAAAGCGACTCCAGAAGATGAAGATTATGACGTTACAATAGATGGCGATAGTGTAGATGATGATGATAAGTACAAATCAGATGTAGATTTGAAAAAAGGTGAAAATAAAATCAAAATTGAACTTGAAGATGGTGATGATGAAAGAGTATATACATTAATCATAAATAGAGGCGGCACATCATCAACTACAGGAAGTACAACAAATACAGCTTCAGGTTCACCAAGCAGTGCAACTGATGTTGTAGCAACTGTTACAAATAAATGGGTACAAGTTGGCGGAAACTGGCAATATAAAGATGCAACAGGAAATACAGTGAAAAATACATGGGTTCAAAATTATTTTGTACAAGCTGATGGAAATATGGCTACTGGGTGGTTAAATTATAGTGGAAAGTGGTACTATCTAGGTTCTGATGGAGCAAGAAAAACAGGATGGCAACAAGCAGGTGGAAAATGGTACTACCTAGACTCAGAAGGTGCAATGCAAACTGGATGGGTTAGAGATTTAGGTAGTGGAAAGTATTACTATTTAAATAGCGATGGATCTATGGCTTATAATACAATGATTGGTAAATATAAGCTGGGATCAGATGGAGCTTGGATTAACTAA
- a CDS encoding N-acetylmuramoyl-L-alanine amidase family protein: protein MHKKIKYIIAATLVVAAVSGFAPSNNFLLGSVEAYASTYNDASNGELKSLDLTWGSGSKIKLLDSYSGDEVDLSSDTDYYVQLKGVSDFNVAAEVKGSGYVVKMFTSSSRSEKGEDVGQDVNIGSGYKDIYLRTYKSEEAYKEAYNDGDVSDCEKTYIIHARKESSTSEAEEDREYAYLDGIYLSDGSVDFSKNKTSYDVNVGEDVDKLTVRANPDDDDDYIEINGNSVYEDDNFEKTVNLDKGNNTITIYVEHEDEDTTYTLNVYRGKSANKTDSSNGQNFAIQTQEGSLNAWQRVDGKWRYVDGTGSVLKNKWWFDKDTGKNYYLGQDGFRTTGWFSDNNNWYYFNENGEMQTGWVNTNKNWYYLNKSGAMQMGWLEDSTGNWYYLDGSGAMETGWIEDSNGKWYYLDSTGKMIKDSAIGAYKLGTDGELE from the coding sequence ATGCATAAAAAAATTAAATATATAATTGCAGCAACTCTTGTTGTTGCAGCTGTTTCAGGATTTGCACCAAGTAACAATTTTCTATTAGGAAGCGTTGAAGCTTATGCATCAACATATAATGATGCTAGTAATGGAGAATTAAAATCGTTAGATTTGACTTGGGGTAGCGGAAGTAAAATTAAATTGCTTGATAGTTATTCTGGAGATGAAGTAGATTTGTCAAGCGATACTGACTATTATGTGCAGCTTAAAGGTGTGAGTGACTTTAATGTAGCTGCAGAAGTAAAAGGAAGCGGATATGTAGTTAAGATGTTCACTTCATCAAGCAGATCAGAAAAAGGTGAAGATGTTGGACAAGATGTTAATATCGGTTCAGGATATAAAGATATCTATCTAAGAACATATAAGAGTGAAGAAGCATATAAGGAAGCTTATAATGACGGAGATGTAAGTGATTGTGAAAAGACTTATATTATTCATGCAAGAAAAGAAAGTAGTACATCAGAAGCAGAAGAAGATAGAGAATATGCTTATTTAGATGGAATTTACTTAAGTGATGGAAGTGTTGATTTTTCCAAAAATAAAACTTCTTATGATGTGAATGTTGGTGAAGATGTTGACAAATTAACTGTTAGAGCTAACCCTGACGATGATGATGATTATATAGAAATTAACGGAAACTCAGTATATGAAGATGACAATTTCGAAAAGACAGTTAATTTAGATAAAGGAAATAATACTATAACAATATATGTTGAGCATGAGGATGAAGATACAACTTATACTTTGAATGTATATAGGGGTAAATCAGCAAATAAAACTGATTCTTCAAACGGCCAAAACTTTGCAATTCAAACTCAAGAAGGCAGCCTTAATGCATGGCAAAGAGTAGATGGAAAATGGAGATATGTAGATGGTACAGGCTCAGTTTTAAAAAATAAGTGGTGGTTTGATAAGGATACCGGAAAGAATTATTATTTAGGACAAGATGGATTTAGAACTACAGGATGGTTTAGTGATAATAACAACTGGTATTATTTCAACGAAAATGGTGAAATGCAGACAGGATGGGTAAATACAAATAAAAATTGGTATTATCTAAATAAAAGTGGAGCCATGCAAATGGGCTGGTTAGAAGATTCAACTGGAAACTGGTACTACCTTGATGGTAGTGGAGCTATGGAGACAGGATGGATTGAAGATTCAAATGGGAAATGGTATTACTTAGATTCTACAGGTAAAATGATAAAAGATTCTGCAATAGGTGCATATAAATTAGGCACGGATGGAGAATTAGAATAA
- a CDS encoding N-acetylmuramoyl-L-alanine amidase family protein has protein sequence MNKNIKRIIAITVAVNTISTISPTTLNTYFVGAKPVYASSYSPDDEQLKTLKIKSLDGETLDLRDGYNGDTVKLSDETEYYTKLTDDSDGIKITADAEGDDYVVKIFTSDAENATAYDPGDEILLGKGDTTLYIRTYKSKSEFNKVKNNVSNCKEEYTLNVRKTKESSYEDDSQDSIYLDNIDLSKGDIDFIKGKTSYDIKVDENVESMWIKAIPESNSDRVRVDGSLVDSSDNYKKTVSLDKGKNEIKIKVTDSKDNQRTYTLNVTRGDDSDNEDDIYLDHITLSEGDIDFSKDDNSYNVDLDESVSKITIGAEPEDSDYSVTIDGDEVRSSDDYEKKVSLDKGKNVIKVNVEDELNDKKRTYTLTINRGKEADDSKDNNTGDTSDKKSQWVQTDDGWKYYDENGKVLKSSWLYDKDQKVYCYLDKDGLRVTGWHKDNEKWYLLDSKGAMLTGWQKDNEKWYLLGSDGAMLTGWHKETVDDQKKNTDASTNSGDNDTKKVDNWYYLNQDGSMRTGWLSDSGKWYFFNADGTMQKGWLIDYNSKYYLTEDGSMATGTRTINGKEYKFNNSGALIL, from the coding sequence ATGAATAAAAATATAAAAAGAATAATTGCGATCACAGTTGCTGTCAATACAATTTCAACAATTTCACCTACGACATTAAATACATATTTTGTAGGAGCAAAACCTGTTTATGCGTCTTCATATTCTCCAGACGATGAACAATTAAAAACTCTAAAGATAAAATCTTTAGATGGAGAAACTCTTGATTTGCGTGATGGGTATAATGGAGATACAGTAAAATTAAGCGATGAAACAGAATACTATACAAAGCTTACTGATGATAGTGATGGAATTAAGATAACGGCTGACGCTGAAGGTGATGACTATGTAGTTAAGATTTTTACATCTGATGCAGAAAATGCTACAGCTTATGATCCTGGGGACGAAATCTTACTTGGAAAAGGTGATACAACTTTATATATAAGAACTTATAAGTCTAAATCAGAATTTAATAAAGTAAAGAATAATGTATCAAATTGTAAAGAAGAATATACGCTAAATGTAAGAAAGACTAAAGAAAGTTCTTATGAGGATGATTCTCAAGATTCGATATATTTAGATAATATTGACTTAAGCAAAGGAGATATAGATTTCATAAAGGGAAAAACAAGCTATGATATAAAGGTTGATGAAAATGTTGAGAGCATGTGGATTAAAGCAATTCCTGAGAGTAATAGCGACAGAGTCAGAGTAGATGGATCTTTAGTAGATTCTAGCGATAATTATAAAAAAACTGTATCTTTAGATAAAGGTAAAAATGAGATTAAAATAAAAGTTACAGATAGTAAGGATAATCAAAGAACATATACATTAAATGTTACTAGAGGAGACGATTCTGATAACGAAGATGATATATACTTAGATCATATAACTTTAAGTGAAGGCGATATTGACTTTTCTAAAGATGATAATTCATACAACGTTGATTTAGATGAGTCTGTAAGTAAAATAACTATAGGTGCAGAGCCAGAAGATAGCGATTATTCAGTTACAATTGATGGAGATGAAGTAAGATCAAGTGATGACTATGAAAAAAAAGTATCATTGGATAAAGGGAAAAATGTCATAAAGGTAAATGTTGAAGATGAGTTAAATGATAAAAAGAGAACTTATACTTTGACTATAAATAGAGGTAAGGAAGCAGATGATAGCAAGGACAATAATACTGGGGATACATCTGATAAAAAATCTCAATGGGTTCAAACCGATGATGGTTGGAAGTATTATGATGAAAATGGAAAAGTATTAAAAAGTTCATGGCTTTATGATAAAGATCAAAAAGTATACTGTTACTTAGATAAAGATGGTCTAAGAGTTACAGGCTGGCATAAAGATAATGAAAAATGGTACTTGCTAGATAGTAAGGGAGCAATGCTTACAGGTTGGCAAAAAGATAATGAAAAGTGGTATTTATTGGGATCTGACGGAGCAATGCTTACAGGCTGGCATAAAGAAACAGTAGATGATCAAAAAAAGAACACTGATGCATCAACTAATTCAGGAGATAATGATACTAAAAAAGTTGATAATTGGTATTATTTAAATCAAGATGGATCAATGAGGACAGGCTGGTTATCAGATAGTGGAAAGTGGTACTTCTTTAATGCAGATGGAACAATGCAAAAAGGATGGTTAATTGACTATAATTCAAAATACTATTTAACTGAAGATGGTAGCATGGCAACTGGAACAAGAACTATTAATGGAAAAGAGTATAAATTCAATAATAGTGGAGCTTTAATACTTTAG
- a CDS encoding YitT family protein: protein MSLYYKLKHNIVDVFFIFLGCMIASLGVNLFLVHAKLLSGGATGIALILEYTLKVPSGVVILIINLPLLVLSYKKLDRSFTIYTTIGMLSLSASLLITKPLSRLIDMNGDLLIFCIYGGVLCGIGYGMVFLRHGSTGGTDIITMLIRKKYSNFNIGSLGFSLNLIIVIIGALIFGIPQALYTLISLFIQSTVLDRVLKGFSSKKLLLILTRKEKEIIDYVIKDLNRGVTSLFAEGEYTHDKKKMLYCIVSSHQMVELKSIVHQIDPGAFITIIDISEVRGKGFLTI from the coding sequence ATGAGTTTATATTATAAGTTGAAGCATAATATAGTTGATGTGTTTTTCATATTTTTAGGCTGCATGATTGCATCCTTAGGCGTGAATCTATTTTTAGTACATGCAAAACTTTTAAGTGGTGGTGCCACTGGTATTGCACTGATTTTAGAGTACACTCTTAAAGTTCCATCTGGAGTAGTAATCTTAATAATTAATTTACCGTTACTTGTATTGAGTTATAAAAAACTCGATAGATCATTTACGATTTATACAACAATAGGGATGCTTAGTCTTTCAGCTTCTCTGCTTATAACAAAACCACTTTCGCGCCTAATTGATATGAATGGTGATTTACTTATCTTTTGTATATATGGTGGGGTTTTATGTGGTATTGGTTACGGAATGGTATTTTTAAGACATGGTTCCACAGGAGGAACAGATATTATAACCATGCTTATTAGAAAAAAATATTCGAATTTTAATATAGGAAGTTTAGGATTTTCTCTAAACTTAATAATAGTTATTATAGGAGCATTAATATTTGGTATTCCACAAGCATTGTATACTCTTATTTCTTTGTTTATTCAAAGTACAGTTCTTGACAGAGTATTAAAAGGATTTAGCAGTAAAAAACTTCTTCTGATTCTAACAAGAAAAGAAAAAGAAATTATTGATTATGTAATAAAAGATCTTAACCGTGGAGTTACATCTTTGTTCGCGGAAGGTGAGTATACTCATGATAAAAAGAAAATGCTTTACTGTATTGTAAGCTCACACCAAATGGTTGAACTAAAAAGTATTGTGCATCAGATAGATCCAGGAGCTTTTATAACAATTATTGATATATCTGAGGTTAGAGGTAAGGGCTTTTTGACAATTTAA
- a CDS encoding methyl-accepting chemotaxis protein: MGLIRKQYEKTMDKQTNNKDKNSSGKIKSIKSELLITMLSISVVLTLGIILCVSTILSKYYDNEINSKNEMLSKLISKNVSSFMDTAYKVTEDLAYNSEVREGSKDTKEKVLKETKDRNPYFELLYMQDEKGMQTGRSSGDLADRSDRWWFSQAKSSLSSFVSKSYYSASSKNPVTSIFVPLVEDNKFVGVMGSDINLEKLQEVVSEYSDEASGRYSFIIDGEGVVVAHPNTEVIEELYNYKNQTRTTGVKEGNPKEEPIEVSDGLKEIIAQLMAGNDGSIKYKENGQNYYASYTNIKLDGNSLNWSVITVQKESSAKAIINNITEISLIAGLIILLAAAAVIMYVSKRISMPIIEISNLLSIASTGDFTVKSSTRAKNEIKLLGESFNEMMSKVSALLIETKDLTHDMKESSAILAEKSQETTNVARDINITSQEIAQGASNQASGAEESARLGEDMRGEFNQLEEKTNLMINESINSSKAIANGINKVQDLKEKAQTTISIVEKTQGNIGSLSDKSKNIENILGVLKGIAEQTQLLALNASIEAARAGEAGKGFAVVATEIQKLSQNSAVSTKNIAEIILNIKQDILSSVSDMKKVKEVSMDQFVSVNEVNEAFNSITQATDTITTAIDYMGSFVEEMNDKNEQVVNSINNIAAISEETAACSQEVTASIQTQTEAILEVSQEVEKLKEKAERLEMEVDKFKI; this comes from the coding sequence ATGGGATTGATTAGAAAACAATATGAAAAAACAATGGACAAGCAAACAAATAATAAAGATAAAAATAGCTCTGGGAAAATAAAGAGCATAAAAAGCGAACTCCTAATCACAATGTTATCAATATCCGTTGTACTGACTCTTGGAATTATTTTATGTGTAAGCACTATTTTATCGAAATATTATGATAATGAAATAAATAGTAAGAACGAAATGTTATCTAAGCTTATATCAAAAAATGTTTCTTCTTTTATGGATACGGCGTATAAAGTGACAGAAGATCTAGCATATAATTCAGAAGTAAGAGAGGGAAGTAAAGATACAAAGGAAAAAGTACTTAAAGAAACTAAAGACAGAAATCCATATTTTGAATTATTATATATGCAGGATGAAAAAGGAATGCAGACTGGGAGATCATCAGGGGATCTTGCTGATAGATCAGACAGATGGTGGTTTTCACAAGCAAAAAGCTCTTTATCATCATTTGTATCAAAGTCTTATTATTCTGCTTCTTCTAAGAATCCAGTAACTTCAATATTTGTTCCTTTGGTTGAAGATAATAAGTTTGTTGGAGTAATGGGGTCTGATATTAATTTAGAAAAATTGCAGGAAGTAGTAAGTGAATATTCAGATGAAGCATCAGGAAGATATTCTTTCATAATAGATGGAGAGGGTGTTGTTGTTGCACATCCGAATACTGAAGTGATTGAAGAATTATATAATTATAAAAACCAAACTAGAACAACTGGAGTCAAAGAGGGAAATCCTAAGGAAGAGCCGATAGAAGTATCAGATGGACTAAAAGAAATCATAGCTCAGTTAATGGCTGGAAATGATGGTAGCATTAAATATAAAGAAAATGGTCAAAATTACTATGCATCTTATACGAACATAAAATTAGATGGAAATTCACTTAATTGGTCAGTTATAACAGTTCAAAAGGAATCTAGTGCAAAGGCTATTATAAATAACATAACAGAAATCTCATTAATCGCAGGCTTAATAATATTACTTGCAGCAGCTGCAGTAATCATGTATGTGTCGAAAAGAATTTCAATGCCTATAATAGAAATATCAAACTTATTATCTATAGCATCAACTGGTGATTTTACAGTGAAATCTTCTACTAGAGCGAAAAATGAAATTAAATTATTAGGTGAAAGCTTCAATGAGATGATGAGCAAGGTTTCTGCTTTATTAATCGAAACAAAAGATTTGACTCATGATATGAAAGAGAGTTCTGCAATTTTGGCTGAAAAGTCTCAGGAAACAACTAATGTGGCAAGAGATATAAATATTACATCACAGGAAATAGCGCAAGGAGCATCTAATCAAGCTAGTGGAGCAGAAGAGAGTGCAAGACTTGGAGAAGACATGAGGGGAGAATTTAATCAGTTAGAGGAAAAGACTAATCTAATGATTAATGAATCAATCAATTCATCTAAAGCAATTGCAAATGGAATTAACAAGGTTCAAGATTTAAAAGAAAAGGCACAAACAACAATTTCCATTGTAGAAAAAACTCAAGGAAATATAGGAAGCCTAAGTGATAAATCTAAGAATATAGAAAATATACTTGGAGTTTTAAAGGGGATTGCAGAGCAGACTCAGTTACTCGCGCTAAATGCATCTATAGAAGCGGCAAGAGCAGGAGAAGCTGGCAAAGGTTTTGCGGTAGTTGCAACAGAGATTCAAAAATTATCACAAAATTCAGCAGTATCAACTAAAAATATAGCAGAGATAATTTTAAATATAAAGCAAGATATATTAAGCAGTGTAAGTGATATGAAAAAAGTAAAAGAAGTATCCATGGATCAATTTGTTTCAGTAAACGAAGTGAATGAAGCCTTTAATAGTATTACGCAGGCAACTGATACAATAACAACTGCAATAGATTATATGGGAAGCTTTGTTGAAGAAATGAATGACAAAAATGAACAAGTAGTAAATTCAATAAATAATATTGCGGCAATATCAGAAGAAACAGCAGCATGTTCACAGGAAGTAACGGCATCAATTCAAACTCAAACGGAAGCTATTTTAGAAGTATCACAGGAAGTGGAAAAACTGAAAGAAAAAGCTGAACGTTTAGAAATGGAAGTTGATAAGTTTAAAATTTAA